A window of Rhododendron vialii isolate Sample 1 chromosome 13a, ASM3025357v1 contains these coding sequences:
- the LOC131313448 gene encoding probable serine/threonine-protein kinase PBL23 has product MSLFACCRMDRSDSIKGSSVVYAKSHQKEKKNARKYDDDQEALATIVRSISMRSGSIKQRKLAEEILKFGKVKVAAEVFTFRQLAAATNNFNADLLLGEGGFGRVYKGHIRTTSQPVAVKQLDKNGVQGNREFLAEVLTLSLVNHPNLVNLIGYCADGHQRILVYEYMSNGSLEDHLLDLPQGKNPLDWFTRMKIAKGAAEGLEYLHDTVDPPIIYRDFKPSNILLDEDFIPKLSDFGLAKLGPTGDQQHVSTRVMGTYGYCAPEYAMTGKLTTKSDVYSFGVVFLEIITGRRVIDMARPPAEQNLIVWAAPLLKDRRKCTLMADPRLEGNYPTKGLYQALAVAAMCLQDEASTRPLICDVVTALEYLAMP; this is encoded by the exons ATGAGTTTATTTGCGTGTTGTAGGATGGACCGCAGCGATTCGATCAAGGGGAGTTCTGTGGTTTATGCAAAGAGTCAtcagaaggagaagaagaatgcTAGAAAATACGATGATGATCAAGAGGCATTGGCCACCATCGTGAGAAGCATCTCAATGCGGTCAG GCAGCATAAAGCAGAGAAAACTAGCAGAAGAGATACTCAAATTCGGGAAAGTAAAAGTGGCTGCTGAAGTTTTCACATTCCGTCAATTAGCCGCTGCAACAAACAACTTCAACGCTGATCTGCTGTTGGGTGAGGGAGGATTTGGAAGGGTGTACAAAGGCCACATTAGGACCACAAGTCAA CCTGTGGCTGTGAAGCAACTTGACAAGAATGGAGTGCAGGGCAATAGAGAATTCCTCGCGGAGGTTTTGACACTCAGTCTTGTAAACCATCCGAACCTCGTCAATCTGATTGGATATTGCGCCGATGGGCATCAACGAATTTTGGTATATGAATACATGTCCAATGGGTCTTTGGAGGATCACCTTCTTG ATTTACCCCAAGGCAAGAATCCACTTGATTGGTTCACTAGAATGAAGATAGCAAAAGGAGCAGCTGAAGGGCTCGAATACTTGCATGATACCGTGGATCCTCCAATTATCTATCGTGATTTCAAACCATCCAATATCTTACTGGATGAAGACTTCATTCCCAAGTTATCTGATTTTGGACTTGCTAAGTTAGGTCCAACAGGAGACCAGCAACATGTGTCCACAAGGGTCATGGGGACTTACGGATACTGCGCACCAGAGTACGCCATGACAGGTAAGCTGACAACTAAGTCTGACGTGTACAGCTTTGGGGTTGTGTTTCTGGAGATCATAACGGGAAGGAGAGTTATCGATATGGCGAGACCACCAGCGGAGCAAAACCTGATTGTTTGG GCAGCACCACTTCTGAAGGACAGAAGAAAGTGCACCCTAATGGCTGACCCAAGACTTGAAGGGAACTACCCTACGAAGGGACTCTATCAAGCACTTGCTGTTGCAGCCATGTGTCTCCAAGACGAAGCTAGCACCCGACCGTTGATCTGTGATGTTGTTACCGCTCTCGAGTATTTGGCTATGCCATGA